One Euphorbia lathyris chromosome 1, ddEupLath1.1, whole genome shotgun sequence DNA segment encodes these proteins:
- the LOC136232168 gene encoding protein PHYTOCHROME KINASE SUBSTRATE 3-like, with amino-acid sequence MISLSYIGCRYIAQQNYVFKLTESVQVSHPGGTSSLVPTNLNLQMERPVKAEEGEISVFGAEQYFNMKLEDANGEIVDANAGNSLHPSDQKRADLRRMGSKGRFGTPSVSSESSWNSQTALLPSIRRNLSHTTQTKKANKRWFFPGFACNGSCSDDQSINVDENVARREPQVSRRPPKLEGKELVQSRLQAKDEFGKMSIGTKREEYLVIPTVNSGVQSLAIKREKKKSLDVEDPRKSLEVFGTHVIKKEDIASNLERKLSVLSWDAIPFSKAQSIPTTTYEEDPEIESDASSDLFEIENISCSTQAIKICDEMSGCMTPTSEASVEWSVATASAADFSFVSNSEEKNIPDKDLAASTTPRIRRPNGLLGCSNEKSVKVAESVAYKRNEKPKPTFQQHPVRKLSADHCLVKDFHFS; translated from the exons ATGATTAGCTTGAGTTATATAGGATGCAGATATATAG CACAGCAGAACTACGTGTTTAAGCTGACAGAATCCGTTCAGGTTTCTCATCCTGGAGGAACGTCAAGCCTTGTTCCAACCAACTTAAACTTGCAAATGGAGAGACCTGTGAAGGCTGAGGAGGGCGAAATCAGTGTCTTCGGTGCTGAACAATACTTCAACATGAAACTGGAAGATGCAAATGGAGAAATCGTGGATGCTAATGCAGGAAATTCCTTGCATCCTTCTGATCAAAAGAGGGCTGATCTTCGTAGGATGGGATCAAAAGGAAGGTTTGGAACTCCAAGTGTGAGTTCTGAATCAAGTTGGAATAGCCAAACTGCTTTGTTACCAAGTATCAGGAGAAACTTATCTCATACAACTCAGacaaaaaaagcaaacaaaagATGGTTCTTTCCTGGTTTTGCCTGCAATGGATCTTGTTCTGATGATCAATCGATTAATGTTGATGAAAATGTTGCTCGTAGAGAGCCTCAAGTTAGCCGGAGACCTCCCAAGTTAGAAGGAAAAGAACTTGTTCAATCAAGATTGCAAGCAAAAGATGAGTTTGGAAAGATGAGCATAGGTACAAAAAGAGAGGAATACCTTGTAATACCTACTGTGAATTCTGGAGTGCAGAGTTTAGCAATTAAAAGGGAGAAAAAGAAGAGCCTGGATGTTGAAGATCCGAGGAAATCACTCGAGGTTTTCGGTACTCATGTGATAAAGAAGGAAGACATAGCATCAAATTTAGAGAGGAAACTTTCAGTGCTAAGTTGGGATGCAATTCCATTTTCAAAGGCACAAAGTATACCAACAACAACTTATGAAGAAGATCCAGAAATAGAAAGCGATGCGAGTTCAGATCTTTTCGAGATAGAGAACATATCCTGCAGCACACAAGCAATCAAAATTTGTGATGAAATGTCTGGCTGTATGACTCCTACAAGCGAGGCGAGTGTGGAATGGAGCGTTGCAACGGCTAGTGCTGctgatttttcttttgtttcaaACAGTGAGGAGAAGAACATTCCTGATAAAGATTTAGCTGCTTCAACAACACCTCGAATCCGGCGGCCTAATGGCCTATTGGGATGCAGCAATGAAAAATCAGTGAAAGTTGCTGAAAGTGTTGCATATAAGAGAAATGAGAAGCCTAAGCCTACATTCCAACAACATCCCGTTAGAAAATTATCAGCAGATCATTGTTTGGTTAAAGATTTCCATTTCTCTtga